Proteins from one Hyperolius riggenbachi isolate aHypRig1 chromosome 4, aHypRig1.pri, whole genome shotgun sequence genomic window:
- the SMIM8 gene encoding small integral membrane protein 8, protein MSSPPSESSGAKSDAPKEKDYRTPGFRGVKTTTLFRAVNPELFIKPNKPVMVFGLVTITMCVAYIAYLHATEENKKEVYEAVDSEGNRYTRRKTSKWD, encoded by the exons ATGTCCTCACCTCCTTCCGAGTCTTCCGGTGCTAAAAGCGATGCACCAAAAGAAAAGGATTACAGGACCCCTGGATTCAGAGGCGTGAAAACAACCACTTTGTTCCGTGCTGTCAATCCTGAGCTCTTCATCAAACCT aacAAGCCAGTAATGGTGTTTGGACTGGTTACTATAACAATGTGTGTTGCCTATATTGCTTATTTACATGCTACAGAAGAAAATAAAAAGGAAGTCTATGAAGCAGTTGACAGTGAAGGAAACAGGTATACAAGAAGGAAAACATCAAAGTGGGATTAA